A part of Larkinella insperata genomic DNA contains:
- a CDS encoding MFS transporter — protein sequence MSTIKFTYYRWLIVALVFIATTINYLDRQIIGLLKPILEKEFNWTETDYAQIVMAFTAAYAVGLALSGWVIDKTGTKWGYTITIVFWSVAGMLHAVARSAFGFALARLGLGLGEAGNFPAAVKTVAEWFPRKERALATGIFNSGTSVGVVVALMLVPWILNRYGWQEVFWITGALGFIWLVFWLIFYDVPARQKRLSAEEYNLITSGQDQAASGIENQISINWFKLFTLPQTWAFVVGKAFIDPIFWFFLFWLPSYFSSTYQLDLKKPSLELLIIYTATTVGSIGGGYVSSALIKRGWPTLKARKTVLLVFAFLEISIILAQFATNVWMVVALISLAVAVHQAWATNVFTIASDLFPRQTVSSVVGIGGMAGAVGGIFFPMLVGYLLDSYKAAGNLAGGYNLLFTICGFTYLTVWAMIHLLTRHSKAVELNQLI from the coding sequence TATTGCAACAACCATTAATTACCTCGACCGACAGATTATTGGCCTTCTGAAACCCATTCTGGAAAAAGAATTTAACTGGACGGAAACGGATTACGCCCAGATTGTTATGGCCTTTACGGCCGCTTACGCCGTTGGGCTGGCGTTGTCGGGCTGGGTAATCGACAAAACCGGTACCAAATGGGGCTATACGATCACCATTGTTTTCTGGAGCGTGGCCGGCATGCTGCACGCCGTGGCCCGGAGCGCGTTTGGGTTTGCGTTGGCCCGGCTGGGGCTCGGTCTGGGCGAAGCCGGTAATTTCCCGGCGGCCGTTAAAACCGTGGCGGAGTGGTTTCCCAGGAAAGAACGGGCGCTGGCTACCGGTATTTTCAATTCCGGAACCAGCGTCGGCGTGGTTGTGGCCCTGATGCTGGTTCCCTGGATTCTGAACCGTTACGGCTGGCAGGAAGTGTTCTGGATCACGGGGGCGCTGGGTTTTATCTGGCTGGTTTTCTGGCTGATTTTCTACGACGTTCCGGCCCGGCAAAAGCGGCTTTCCGCCGAAGAATACAACCTGATTACCAGCGGCCAGGATCAGGCAGCGAGCGGAATCGAAAACCAGATTTCGATCAATTGGTTTAAACTGTTCACGCTGCCGCAAACTTGGGCGTTCGTCGTCGGGAAGGCATTTATCGACCCGATTTTCTGGTTTTTCCTGTTCTGGCTGCCCTCGTATTTCTCATCAACCTACCAGCTCGATCTGAAGAAGCCGAGTCTGGAACTACTGATCATTTACACCGCCACCACCGTGGGCAGCATCGGCGGAGGGTATGTATCGTCTGCCCTGATCAAACGCGGCTGGCCGACCCTGAAAGCCCGGAAAACCGTTCTGCTGGTGTTTGCTTTCCTGGAAATTTCGATCATTCTGGCGCAGTTTGCCACCAACGTCTGGATGGTGGTAGCGCTGATTAGTCTGGCCGTTGCGGTACACCAGGCGTGGGCCACCAACGTGTTTACGATTGCTTCCGACCTGTTTCCCAGGCAGACGGTCAGCTCCGTGGTGGGCATTGGCGGGATGGCCGGGGCCGTTGGCGGAATTTTTTTTCCGATGCTTGTGGGGTATCTGCTGGATTCTTACAAGGCTGCTGGTAATTTAGCGGGCGGCTACAACCTGCTTTTCACGATTTGCGGATTCACTTATCTAACCGTCTGGGCAATGATTCATTTGCTGACCCGCCATTCCAAAGCCGTTGAGCTGAACCAGTTGATTTAA
- a CDS encoding BlaI/MecI/CopY family transcriptional regulator, with protein sequence MKLSEAEEVLMNYLWEMKTAFMRDLLNAYPEPKPAPTTVATLLKRIIEKGFIGYKEYGNSREYHPLVSKEDYFSTHVNGLIKNFFNNSVAQFASFFTTQTSLSEKELETLRGIIDTEIQKKKK encoded by the coding sequence ATGAAGTTATCCGAAGCCGAGGAGGTACTTATGAATTATTTATGGGAAATGAAGACGGCTTTTATGCGCGATCTGTTAAATGCCTATCCGGAGCCAAAACCAGCCCCTACGACGGTCGCCACTTTGCTGAAGCGCATCATTGAAAAAGGATTTATTGGATATAAAGAATACGGTAATTCGAGAGAGTATCATCCACTTGTGAGCAAGGAAGACTATTTTTCAACGCACGTCAACGGGCTGATTAAAAACTTTTTCAACAACTCGGTTGCCCAGTTCGCTTCTTTTTTCACGACCCAAACCAGTTTATCAGAAAAAGAACTGGAAACACTCCGCGGGATTATCGACACCGAAATTCAAAAGAAGAAAAAATGA
- a CDS encoding MerR family transcriptional regulator: MEELTKRYYGIREVADMLDVNISKLRFYEKEFPSLKPRKNRAGDRIYTKDDIEHLREILELVEEKKLTLEGARQHLKSRNSRQTEIKQMISRLREIRKFLVETRDQLEG; encoded by the coding sequence ATGGAGGAGTTAACCAAACGGTACTATGGCATCCGGGAAGTGGCCGACATGCTGGATGTGAACATTTCGAAACTGCGGTTTTACGAAAAGGAATTCCCTTCGCTCAAACCCCGGAAAAACCGCGCCGGTGACCGAATTTATACCAAAGATGACATCGAACACCTGCGGGAAATTCTGGAGCTGGTGGAAGAAAAAAAACTGACGCTGGAGGGCGCCCGCCAGCACCTGAAAAGCCGTAATTCCCGCCAGACGGAGATCAAGCAAATGATCAGCCGGTTGCGGGAAATCCGCAAGTTCCTGGTCGAAACGCGGGATCAACTGGAAGGCTAA
- the dprA gene encoding DNA-processing protein DprA: MNLPELFYQSALTSVPGVGGVLIRQLMSYCGSASEVFRSSVARLVKIPGIGDVTARAILHPEVLRETERVQQRCEKLGVQQLFYTDSQYPARLKALYDAPPMLYWQGPADLNTDRTIGIVGTRQATDYGRRITEELVQNLQSYRPIVISGLAYGIDIVAHRASLVSGLPTIGVMASGLDIIYPHVHAKTGQEMLRMGGLLTENRPGVKPDPRLFPARNRIIAGLSDVVIVVEAAAKGGALITAEYANNYHREVFAVPGHLNQTFSQGCNKLIRENKAQIYTRPEDIVEALNWDQTAGKTAPAEKTLLALEFTEEESQILALFRQQADWHIDELSWRSQVPVSKLSSLLLNLEFKGIIRSLPGKKFQLN, translated from the coding sequence GTGAATCTCCCTGAATTATTCTATCAGTCGGCGTTAACGTCCGTGCCCGGCGTGGGTGGCGTTCTGATTCGTCAGTTAATGAGTTATTGCGGCTCGGCGTCAGAAGTATTTCGGTCGTCGGTGGCCCGGCTTGTCAAAATACCCGGAATTGGAGATGTGACGGCGCGGGCGATCCTGCATCCCGAGGTGTTGCGGGAGACCGAACGGGTGCAGCAGCGGTGCGAAAAACTGGGCGTTCAGCAACTCTTCTACACGGATTCTCAGTATCCGGCCCGGCTCAAAGCGCTCTACGATGCCCCGCCGATGCTGTACTGGCAGGGGCCCGCCGATCTGAACACCGACCGAACCATTGGCATCGTGGGAACCCGTCAGGCCACGGACTACGGTCGCCGGATCACCGAAGAACTGGTTCAGAACCTGCAATCTTACCGCCCGATCGTTATCAGCGGTTTAGCATACGGAATTGACATTGTGGCCCACCGCGCCAGTCTGGTCAGTGGTCTGCCCACCATCGGTGTCATGGCCAGCGGTCTGGATATAATCTACCCGCACGTTCACGCGAAAACGGGGCAGGAAATGCTCCGGATGGGCGGCCTGCTGACCGAAAATCGGCCGGGAGTGAAGCCCGATCCCCGGTTGTTTCCGGCCCGCAACCGGATTATCGCGGGTCTGAGCGACGTGGTGATCGTGGTGGAAGCTGCGGCCAAAGGGGGTGCCCTGATCACCGCCGAGTACGCCAACAATTACCACCGGGAGGTGTTTGCCGTGCCGGGTCATCTGAATCAGACGTTCTCGCAGGGGTGCAACAAATTGATTCGGGAGAACAAAGCCCAGATTTACACCAGGCCGGAGGATATTGTGGAAGCGCTGAACTGGGATCAGACGGCTGGTAAAACCGCGCCAGCAGAAAAAACGCTGCTGGCGCTGGAGTTTACCGAAGAAGAAAGTCAGATTTTGGCGCTTTTCCGGCAACAGGCCGATTGGCACATCGACGAACTCAGTTGGCGCAGTCAGGTTCCGGTTAGTAAACTGTCGTCGCTGCTGCTGAATCTGGAGTTCAAAGGAATTATCCGAAGTCTACCGGGAAAGAAATTTCAGTTGAATTAG
- the alaS gene encoding alanine--tRNA ligase, whose amino-acid sequence MTSSEIRQHFLDFFRSKDHLIVPSAPLVAKNDPTLMFNNSGMAQFKDFFLGNGTPPAKRVADTQKCLRVSGKHNDLEDVGFDTYHHTMFEMLGNWSFGDYFKKEAITWAWELLTDVYKLPKDRLYVSVFQGDEKDNVPFDQEAWDLWKPIVGEDRIILGNKKDNFWEMGDTGPCGPCSEIHVDLRPQADIDQKPGKELVNADHPQVVEIWNLVFMQFNRKADGSLEPLPARHVDTGMGFERLCMAIQSKLSNYDTDVFTHTIRVIEELSGITYKGSQREYPDVAMRVIADHIRAVSFAIADGLIPSNARAGYVIRRILRRAVRYGYSYLGFTEPFLTKLVPTLAMQFADVFPELNAQRDFVATVIREEEAAFLRTLENGLKLLDKITAELTEKGQQTIDGETVFELNDTFGFPVDLTALIAREKGFSIDEAGFQKALQQQKERSRKDASSSTGDWTELHDIDGVEFLGYDQVQAEARIAKYRKVQNKQGTQYQIVLDRTPFYAESGGQIGDTGVLEVHVGDEKVLVRIADTRKENDLIIHVSNDKDLEDVLDNHANVLAKVDADRRTAISDNHSATHLLHAALRDVLGKHVAQKGSYVGPDALRFDFSHFTKVTDEELAEVERIVNEKIRENIPLDERRNVPIEEAKGLGAMALFGEKYGDFVRVITFDPGYSVELCGGTHVPATGQIGLFKFTSEGSVSTGVRRIEAVTAERALALLNEQQATLDQLKELLKAPKDVLKAVQSLLDERGQLQKKIEALEAEKLQQVKTDLLTKVHASNGHFVIIERVEVPSADALKQLAYDLKAKVDKLAVVLGSDINGKPQLAVMLPEELIKDKNLHAGNLVKELAKEIRGGGGGQPFFATAGGSDASGLDRALAKGRELLQ is encoded by the coding sequence ATGACTTCTTCCGAAATTCGCCAGCATTTTCTAGACTTCTTTCGCAGTAAAGACCACCTGATTGTGCCCTCCGCGCCCCTGGTTGCCAAAAACGACCCCACGCTGATGTTCAACAACTCGGGAATGGCCCAATTTAAAGATTTTTTCCTGGGCAACGGAACCCCTCCGGCCAAGCGCGTGGCCGATACGCAGAAATGCCTGCGGGTTTCGGGCAAGCACAACGACCTCGAGGATGTGGGTTTCGACACCTACCACCACACGATGTTCGAGATGCTCGGCAACTGGTCGTTTGGCGATTATTTCAAGAAGGAAGCCATTACCTGGGCCTGGGAACTGCTGACGGACGTGTATAAACTGCCGAAAGACCGTCTGTATGTGTCGGTTTTTCAGGGCGACGAGAAAGACAACGTTCCCTTCGACCAGGAAGCCTGGGATTTGTGGAAACCGATCGTGGGCGAAGACCGCATCATTCTCGGCAATAAAAAAGACAACTTCTGGGAAATGGGCGATACGGGTCCGTGCGGTCCGTGCTCCGAAATTCACGTCGATCTGCGCCCGCAGGCCGACATCGATCAGAAACCCGGCAAGGAACTGGTCAACGCCGATCACCCGCAGGTGGTCGAAATCTGGAACCTCGTCTTTATGCAGTTTAACCGCAAGGCCGACGGTTCGCTGGAACCGCTGCCCGCCCGGCACGTCGATACCGGGATGGGTTTCGAACGGCTTTGCATGGCCATCCAGAGCAAACTCTCCAACTACGACACCGACGTATTTACGCACACGATCCGGGTGATCGAAGAGCTGTCGGGTATCACCTATAAAGGTTCACAGCGCGAATATCCGGACGTGGCCATGCGCGTGATTGCCGACCACATCCGGGCGGTTTCGTTCGCCATTGCCGACGGCCTGATTCCCTCAAATGCGCGGGCGGGTTACGTCATCCGCCGGATTCTGCGCCGGGCCGTTCGCTACGGCTATTCGTACCTCGGCTTTACCGAACCGTTCCTGACCAAACTCGTGCCGACGCTGGCAATGCAGTTTGCCGATGTCTTCCCGGAACTGAACGCCCAGCGCGATTTTGTGGCCACGGTCATTCGCGAAGAAGAAGCAGCTTTCCTGCGCACACTGGAAAACGGCCTGAAACTGCTGGACAAAATTACGGCGGAACTGACCGAAAAAGGCCAGCAAACCATCGACGGGGAAACGGTTTTTGAACTCAACGACACCTTCGGTTTCCCGGTGGACTTAACGGCATTGATTGCCCGCGAAAAAGGCTTTTCAATTGATGAAGCCGGTTTCCAGAAAGCCCTTCAGCAGCAGAAAGAGCGGTCGCGGAAAGATGCGTCTTCCTCCACCGGCGACTGGACCGAACTCCACGACATCGACGGTGTTGAATTCCTGGGCTACGATCAGGTGCAGGCCGAAGCGCGGATTGCCAAATACCGGAAAGTGCAGAACAAACAGGGCACTCAGTACCAGATCGTGCTGGATCGGACCCCGTTCTACGCCGAATCGGGGGGCCAGATTGGCGACACTGGCGTGCTGGAAGTGCACGTTGGCGACGAAAAAGTCCTAGTGCGCATTGCGGATACCAGGAAAGAAAACGACCTGATCATCCACGTTTCCAACGACAAGGACCTGGAAGATGTGCTGGATAATCACGCGAACGTTCTGGCGAAAGTGGATGCCGACCGGCGCACCGCCATTTCCGATAACCACTCGGCCACTCACCTGCTGCACGCGGCCCTGCGGGATGTACTGGGCAAACACGTGGCGCAGAAAGGCTCGTACGTCGGTCCGGATGCGCTGCGGTTTGATTTTTCCCACTTTACCAAAGTAACCGACGAGGAACTGGCGGAAGTGGAGCGGATTGTCAACGAGAAAATCCGGGAGAACATTCCGCTCGACGAACGCCGTAACGTCCCCATCGAAGAAGCCAAAGGACTGGGCGCCATGGCCTTGTTCGGTGAAAAATACGGCGATTTTGTCCGGGTCATCACGTTTGATCCCGGCTACTCGGTTGAGCTTTGCGGGGGTACGCACGTTCCGGCGACGGGGCAGATTGGCCTTTTCAAGTTTACGTCGGAAGGTTCAGTTTCAACGGGCGTTCGCCGGATTGAAGCCGTTACGGCTGAGCGGGCCCTGGCGCTCCTGAACGAACAGCAGGCCACACTCGACCAGTTGAAGGAATTGCTGAAAGCACCGAAAGACGTGCTGAAAGCCGTGCAGAGCCTGCTGGACGAACGCGGCCAGCTGCAAAAGAAAATTGAAGCACTGGAAGCCGAGAAATTGCAGCAGGTGAAGACCGATCTGCTGACCAAAGTTCACGCCAGCAACGGCCATTTTGTGATCATCGAACGCGTGGAAGTGCCATCGGCCGATGCGCTGAAACAACTGGCCTACGATCTGAAAGCCAAAGTGGACAAGCTCGCGGTGGTGCTGGGTTCCGACATCAACGGCAAACCGCAACTGGCCGTGATGCTGCCGGAGGAATTGATTAAGGACAAGAACCTCCATGCCGGAAACCTGGTGAAAGAACTGGCGAAAGAAATCCGGGGCGGTGGCGGTGGCCAACCGTTCTTTGCCACGGCGGGCGGCTCGGATGCCAGCGGCCTCGACCGGGCGCTGGCCAAAGGCCGGGAATTGCTGCAATAA
- a CDS encoding sulfatase family protein: protein MIGKLPFFKLLFVLLLLSGIGLGLSAWVSEPKASPPNVVLFFIDDLGYGDLSCNGALGYTTPNLDRMAAEGTRFTSFLAAQAVCSASRAALLTGCYPNRVGIFGALGPGSPVGLNPEEETIAELLKEKGYATGIFGKWHLGSQQEFLPLQQGFDEYYGVPYSHDMWPLHPNQAKANYPPLHLIEGNTPGKEVKTLEDASELTPSITERALGFIRNHKKQPFFLYVPHPLPHVPLAASSRFRGKSSAGLLGDVMMELDWSVGQIMRELKQQGLDKNTLVIFTSDNGPWLNYGEHAGSAGGFREGKGTSFEGGHRVPCIIRWPGVVPAGRVCNKLLTTLEILPTVAKICGARLPKKTIDGVDMVALLKGDETATPRDHFYYYYRQNSLEAVRKGDWKLVFAHPGRTYEGFLPGKGGQPGPTTETHEFPVALYDLRRDPGERYDVREQNPEVVAALEKLAEEARADLGDDLQKREGKNVRPVGKVTK, encoded by the coding sequence ATGATAGGCAAACTACCTTTCTTCAAACTTCTTTTTGTTCTCCTCCTTCTTTCCGGAATCGGTTTAGGGCTCAGCGCGTGGGTGAGCGAGCCGAAGGCCAGTCCGCCGAATGTTGTTTTGTTTTTTATCGACGATTTGGGCTACGGCGACTTATCCTGCAACGGCGCTTTAGGCTACACCACGCCCAACCTCGACCGGATGGCGGCCGAAGGAACCCGATTTACGAGTTTTCTGGCGGCTCAGGCGGTTTGCAGTGCTTCACGGGCGGCTTTGCTGACCGGTTGTTACCCCAACCGGGTTGGAATTTTCGGGGCGCTGGGACCCGGTTCGCCCGTGGGTTTGAATCCCGAAGAAGAGACGATTGCGGAATTGCTGAAAGAAAAAGGCTACGCCACCGGCATTTTTGGAAAATGGCACCTGGGAAGCCAGCAGGAGTTTTTGCCCTTGCAACAGGGATTTGACGAATACTACGGAGTGCCATACTCGCACGATATGTGGCCGCTGCACCCGAACCAGGCCAAGGCAAATTACCCGCCCCTGCATCTGATTGAAGGCAACACACCCGGAAAAGAAGTTAAAACGCTGGAAGATGCCAGTGAATTAACGCCGAGCATTACGGAAAGGGCCCTCGGTTTTATTCGCAACCACAAAAAGCAGCCGTTCTTTCTGTACGTGCCGCATCCGCTGCCGCACGTTCCGCTGGCGGCTTCGAGCCGCTTCCGGGGCAAGAGCTCGGCGGGGTTGCTGGGCGATGTGATGATGGAACTGGACTGGTCGGTGGGCCAGATCATGCGGGAGCTGAAGCAGCAGGGGCTGGATAAAAACACCCTCGTTATTTTCACGAGCGACAACGGCCCGTGGTTGAATTACGGCGAACATGCCGGTTCGGCGGGCGGTTTCCGGGAAGGCAAGGGAACGTCGTTTGAGGGCGGTCACCGCGTGCCCTGCATCATTCGCTGGCCGGGCGTGGTTCCGGCGGGTCGGGTTTGCAACAAACTGCTGACGACCCTGGAAATTCTGCCAACGGTGGCCAAGATCTGCGGGGCGCGTCTGCCGAAAAAAACCATCGACGGGGTCGATATGGTGGCCCTCCTGAAGGGTGACGAAACCGCCACACCCCGCGATCATTTTTATTATTACTACCGCCAGAATAGCCTGGAAGCCGTTCGGAAAGGCGACTGGAAGTTGGTTTTTGCGCATCCGGGCCGCACTTATGAAGGATTTTTACCGGGCAAGGGGGGGCAACCCGGACCCACCACGGAAACCCACGAGTTTCCGGTGGCCTTGTACGACCTCCGGCGGGACCCCGGCGAACGGTATGATGTGCGCGAGCAGAATCCCGAAGTTGTAGCGGCCCTTGAAAAACTAGCCGAAGAAGCCCGGGCCGATCTGGGTGACGATCTCCAGAAGCGGGAAGGTAAAAATGTGCGCCCGGTGGGAAAGGTAACGAAATAA
- a CDS encoding DUF4394 domain-containing protein: MTTIANNRFRTAAGAWAVALLVGLNACTNPEEPLQSAAKRHSGARESATELQFFVLTDDNHLNKKSIANPMGNLSDTEITGLQPGEKILAIDFRPATGQLYGLGSSSRIYVIDQEFGTARAVSSEPFSPGLNSDAVGFDFNPTVDLIRVVTSTGLNLRLNPNTGLLQPGGQDGAINGGTNPAISAVAYTNSRGVSSSTALYDVDPASDRLYLQNPPNNGTLVEVGPLGKDIASTAGFDISSDNKHALLVYRVGDQSELGHVNLTNGNLQKLSDLGTKSYLGLAIPTDPVAYAVSGNNLLIFNPWDINPTLRTITGLQPGETIRGIDMRPATGQLYALGNSSRIYAITYPAGTTNAQANVIGMGAFTPTLTGSDYGFDFNPTVDRIRVISNSGQNLRINPVTGEVAVDGTLNYGPNAVDKPSVRAAAYTNNYQGATTTVLYDLDDYSNRLYRQIPPNAGTVVGGSPLGITITATNGFDIGGRSNKGYALLTSGTTTNLYHIDLNSGALTNMGQFPTTVRGFAIGLGF; this comes from the coding sequence ATGACTACGATTGCGAACAATCGGTTCCGTACGGCCGCGGGCGCGTGGGCGGTTGCCCTCCTGGTGGGCCTAAACGCATGTACCAACCCGGAGGAGCCCCTCCAATCAGCGGCTAAGCGACACAGCGGGGCGCGGGAAAGTGCAACGGAACTTCAGTTTTTTGTTCTGACGGACGACAACCATTTGAACAAGAAGAGCATCGCCAACCCGATGGGCAATTTGTCGGATACCGAAATCACGGGGTTACAGCCGGGCGAAAAAATTCTGGCCATCGACTTCCGGCCCGCTACCGGCCAGCTCTACGGTCTGGGCAGCAGCAGCCGCATTTACGTTATCGACCAGGAATTTGGCACCGCCCGGGCAGTGAGCAGTGAGCCATTCAGCCCCGGACTGAACAGCGACGCCGTCGGGTTTGATTTCAACCCCACTGTCGATCTGATTCGGGTTGTAACCAGCACCGGTCTGAACCTGCGCCTGAACCCGAACACCGGCCTGCTTCAGCCCGGGGGCCAGGATGGGGCAATTAACGGCGGCACCAACCCGGCCATCTCGGCAGTTGCCTACACCAACAGCCGGGGCGTTTCCAGCAGCACCGCGCTGTACGACGTCGATCCGGCTTCCGACCGCCTGTACCTCCAGAACCCGCCCAACAACGGTACGCTGGTGGAAGTAGGGCCGCTGGGCAAAGACATCGCCAGCACCGCCGGTTTTGATATTTCGTCCGACAATAAGCACGCGTTGCTCGTCTACCGGGTGGGCGATCAGTCGGAGTTGGGCCACGTCAACCTGACCAATGGAAACCTCCAGAAACTAAGCGATTTGGGCACCAAGTCGTACCTTGGCCTGGCCATTCCGACCGATCCCGTTGCGTACGCTGTCAGTGGCAACAACCTGCTGATCTTCAATCCCTGGGACATCAACCCGACCCTCCGGACCATCACCGGTTTGCAACCGGGCGAAACCATCCGCGGCATCGACATGCGCCCGGCTACGGGGCAGTTGTACGCTCTGGGCAACTCCAGCCGTATTTACGCGATCACCTATCCGGCCGGAACCACCAACGCTCAGGCTAACGTCATTGGCATGGGTGCTTTTACCCCGACCCTGACTGGCAGCGATTACGGTTTTGATTTTAACCCGACCGTTGACCGCATCCGGGTCATCAGCAATTCCGGACAAAACCTGCGCATCAACCCCGTTACGGGCGAAGTGGCGGTGGATGGCACCCTCAACTACGGGCCGAATGCCGTCGATAAACCGTCGGTGCGGGCGGCTGCGTACACGAACAATTACCAGGGCGCGACCACCACGGTACTGTACGATCTCGACGATTACTCCAACCGTTTGTACCGCCAGATTCCGCCCAACGCCGGAACGGTGGTCGGGGGGAGTCCGCTGGGCATCACCATTACGGCTACAAACGGTTTCGATATTGGAGGGCGCAGCAACAAAGGCTATGCCCTGCTGACGAGCGGGACAACCACCAACCTCTACCACATCGACCTCAACAGCGGAGCACTGACCAACATGGGTCAATTCCCGACTACGGTGCGCGGTTTTGCGATTGGCTTAGGTTTTTAA
- a CDS encoding M56 family metallopeptidase, with amino-acid sequence MGRFLRNLAVLIKRIKHSPKRPLEGATLVSGLGPNLPYTFLHYIFVDQKAFQNPNLEPELLTHELAHVRQKHSFDLLLVELLLVFMWFNPLIIWLRKAIQLNHEFLADDAVNKHHQQVSRYQQLILSKVSGLPPALLTSSLTFQITKQRFLMMTKKTSRTKARIIQLSVLALSPILAFVFSAKTAAQVNKPKFTKPSVKAYLQPDQSKEELYKDVPVLFGWGYPKEGRKPKKYSELTQEEKKLVKIIPPDPKKSPTELQFEEWKNPNIFGIWLNGKRIKNEQLNKYSPTDIASFWGSYVHKNARRFGEHHYQFELMTNEYYAAYLKDYEKSPIMIIDRPIKN; translated from the coding sequence ATGGGCCGTTTTTTGCGAAATCTGGCGGTATTGATCAAAAGAATTAAACACAGTCCGAAACGACCACTTGAAGGTGCCACGCTGGTTTCTGGTTTAGGTCCGAACCTGCCGTACACGTTCTTGCATTACATCTTTGTCGATCAAAAAGCCTTTCAGAACCCCAATTTAGAACCGGAACTACTTACCCACGAACTTGCCCACGTGCGTCAAAAACACTCGTTCGATCTGCTGCTGGTTGAGCTTCTCCTGGTTTTTATGTGGTTTAACCCGCTAATTATCTGGCTCAGAAAGGCCATTCAACTAAATCACGAATTTTTGGCGGACGATGCGGTCAACAAGCACCACCAACAGGTTTCTCGTTACCAGCAACTGATCCTGAGCAAGGTTTCCGGTCTTCCTCCCGCGTTATTAACCAGTAGTTTAACGTTTCAAATTACCAAACAGCGGTTTCTTATGATGACGAAAAAAACTTCCAGAACAAAAGCGCGCATAATTCAATTAAGCGTCCTGGCGCTATCCCCCATCTTAGCGTTTGTTTTCAGCGCAAAAACGGCGGCCCAGGTGAATAAACCGAAATTTACCAAGCCGTCGGTTAAAGCTTATTTACAGCCCGATCAATCCAAGGAAGAGCTGTATAAAGACGTGCCTGTTCTTTTCGGGTGGGGGTATCCCAAGGAGGGCAGGAAGCCTAAAAAGTATTCAGAGTTAACGCAGGAGGAAAAAAAACTGGTCAAAATTATTCCTCCGGATCCGAAAAAATCGCCAACCGAACTGCAATTTGAGGAGTGGAAAAATCCGAATATATTTGGAATCTGGCTGAATGGCAAGCGAATAAAAAACGAACAATTAAACAAATACTCGCCAACCGATATTGCTTCTTTCTGGGGAAGTTACGTTCATAAAAATGCCCGTCGGTTTGGCGAACATCACTACCAGTTCGAGCTAATGACGAACGAATACTACGCAGCGTATTTAAAAGACTACGAAAAATCGCCCATCATGATCATTGATCGGCCCATTAAGAATTAA
- a CDS encoding nuclear transport factor 2 family protein, with protein MRQIFLLAFFFFGVLFTSTAQSSRQKPITRAEFLRLMQTIAAGLNENNGRKAADCFALDAIYSEPPNKQIYRGRDRIFEFFGGWKGRPKVTQMVWHHLAFDEQTQTGSGEFSLNYGSTTHGMVSIRIRDGLIGNWREYSYQSALDWNGFILQNPF; from the coding sequence ATGAGACAAATTTTCCTGCTTGCTTTTTTCTTTTTCGGAGTACTCTTTACGTCAACCGCCCAATCATCCCGTCAAAAACCGATTACCCGGGCGGAGTTCCTGCGATTGATGCAGACCATTGCCGCCGGATTAAACGAAAACAACGGTCGTAAAGCGGCCGACTGCTTTGCGCTGGACGCCATTTATTCCGAACCGCCGAACAAGCAGATTTACCGGGGCCGCGACCGGATTTTTGAGTTTTTCGGGGGCTGGAAAGGCCGCCCGAAAGTTACGCAGATGGTCTGGCACCACCTGGCCTTCGACGAGCAGACCCAGACCGGCTCCGGGGAATTTTCCCTGAACTACGGCTCCACAACGCACGGCATGGTCAGCATCCGGATCCGCGACGGACTGATCGGCAACTGGCGCGAATACTCCTACCAATCCGCGCTCGACTGGAATGGCTTCATCCTCCAGAACCCTTTTTAA